The following proteins are co-located in the Carassius gibelio isolate Cgi1373 ecotype wild population from Czech Republic chromosome A21, carGib1.2-hapl.c, whole genome shotgun sequence genome:
- the LOC127941414 gene encoding ubiquitin-associated protein 2 isoform X2, with protein sequence MMTSVGVERAQGTRDKALPTTTQTTQPQKQLQATAEQIRLAQMIYDKNDADFEDKVKQLMEVTGKNQDDCMVALHDCNEDVNRAINFLLEGTSDATSWETVGKKKSIGKDSTSTVSKENKENREKKERESSKGRGGASRRGRGTSRNRPARTEENGVDPAAVERGADRGRRGRGRVSGGRGRGRAPVISRFTAQGMGIFNPADYTTDSGKSNSHADVWETGANDTTDGTVAWQNTLDEWAAEDWSEDLSETKVFTSSCAPPTENHITPGQSLDLSTLLQKPVDREEVGGLKAVGSSQGLGHSLVFTNSHHQPARNGGTSASSNSYTHATLSSVLGSGFGELGGPKLGQTAGQQILEQLKGPGLGQLTSQPSSTGTNCTPVGGLVGTGMSVPSSSWDIKPPGTQSSTSLPSQFSREFQMQPEPSLVLSQLAQRQQGSLTHTGPLGRQPSPPSLSTSSPAPGTLEAFPKAPESSQHRDGPLMAPSQAAESQGSSTQQQRQIKTQKRRMPPTSKIPASAVEMPGSADVSGLNVQFGALDFGSESALPDFGQSENCSSEPLREAVVVPQSQSSLYSKPISESLTSPVPLLLPLASSDSIYPSPSVPLPSLAPSHTTPSLAVGPSSSSSSSSSSAASSAGNSFDCGVAPHSRLTFSQSKEPSGPVTNGFNGVRTSAALDTTSSSSTPKQESPSLGSSTNVAPSAPSSLLPPSVTSHSSALPSLASELSSASLPPLSSHVSSGHSSVSALCTTSSLTYTSVDSVNSLAPSSMAFSSPPVSVLPSSSVNSSASGSNSLHGSGVLGHIINGSTPSGVRTAQLLSSSSGKAPPNLSQGVPPLLPNQYIMGPGGLLPAYPQIYGYEDLHMLQSRLPMDYYGITFPGPTAMLSGRDGSLASNPYSGDVTKFSRGDSNSPAPSTSLSAAHAPQTAQPPQAQSQGQNQPQPQGHHNTQQTFLNPALPPGYSYTGLPYYPGVPGVPSAFQYGPTMFMPPASAKQHGMGLSNPTTPFQQPSGYGQHAFSSGYDDLTQGPAGTEYSKGYSNSSQTQAKSAASGPGKGVSVNSSNSGVPDISGTVYNKTQPFDKQGFHAGTPPPFNLPSALGGTGPLTPGAATGYAPQFLHILPAHQQPHSQLLHHHLTQDGQGGPSQRSQSSTMQQKTQVNKSNYGSSPYWGN encoded by the exons atgatgaCCTCAGTGGGCGTCGAACGAGCCCAGGGCACTCGGGACAAAGCGCTGCCCACTACCACACAGACCACACAACCACAGAAACAGCTTCAG GCTACAGCCGAACAGATCCGACTGGCTCAGATGATCTATGACAAGAACGATGCAGATTTTGAGGATAAAGTGAAACAG CTCATGGAGGTTACAGGGAAGAACCAAGACGATTGCATGGTTGCTCTTCATGACTGCAACGAGGATGTCAACAGAGCCATCAACTTCCTGCTCGAAGGAACTTCTGATGCG ACCAGTTGGGAAACAGTTGGGAAAAAGAAAAGTATTGGAAAGGATTCCACCTCCACGGTGAGTAAGGAAAACAAGGAGAACAGAGAGAAGAAAGAGAGGGAAAGCAGTAAGGGTCGTGGAGGAGCGAGCCGTCGCGGCAGAGGAACCAGTCGCAACAGGCCAG CAAGGACTGAGGAGAATGGTGTGGACCCCGCTGCTGTTGAGAGAGGTGCTGACCGTGGCCGCAGGGGAAGAGGGAGAG tgTCTGGAGGAAGAGGCAGAGGTCGGGCTCCAGTTATCAGCAGGTTTACCGCACAGGGGATGGG GATCTTTAACCCTGCAGACTACACCACAGACAGCGGGAAGTCAAATTCACACGCTGATGTCTGGGAAACGGGGGCCAACGATACTACAGATGGGACAG TGGCATGGCAGAACACTTTGGACGAGTGGgcagctgaagactggagtgaagAT CTCTCTGAGACCAAAGTGTTCACTTCCTCTTGTGCACCTCCAACTGAGAACCACATCACACCTGGCCAAAG TCTGGACCTATCGACTCTGCTGCAGAAGCCTGTGGATCGAGAGGAGGTGGGGGGTCTTAAGGCTGTGGGCTCCTCTCAGGGGCTTGGCCACAGTCTGGTTTTTACAAACTCCCACCACCAGCCTGCTCGCAACGGAGGCACTTCTGCCAGTTCCAACAGCTACACGCACGCCACCCTA TCCTCTGTTTTGGGTTCTGGTTTTGGAGAGCTGGGTGGTCCAAAACTCGGGCAGACGGCCGGGCAGCAAATACTGGAACAGCTGAAGGGGCCTGGTCTTGGGCAGCTTACCTCTCAGCCCTCCAGCACAGGGACCAACTGCACCCCTGTAGGGGGGCTGGTGGGGACGGGGATGTCTGTCCCCTCCTCCTCCTGGGATATCAAACCTCCTGGAACACAGAGCTCCACTTCACTCCCATCCCAATTCAGTC GGGAGTTTCAGATGCAGCCAGAGCCATCTTTGGTGCTAAGCCAACTCGCCCAGCGACAGCAGGGCTCCCTGACTCACACGGGGCCCTTAGGCAGGCAACCCAGCCCTCCCTCCCTGAGCACCTCTTCACCCGCCCCGGGCACACTGGAAGCCTTTCCGAAAGCACCGGAATCTTCTCAGCATCGTGATGGGCCCTTGATGGCCCCCTCACAGGCAGCCGAATCTCAGGGCAGCAGCACTCAGCAGCAGCGGCAGATAAAAACTCAAAAGCGACGGATGCCTCCTACTTCCAAG ATTCCCGCATCTGCTGTAGAGATGCCTGGCTCAGCGGATGTGTCCGGTCTAAATGTGCAGTTTGGAGCCCTGGACTTCGGTTCAGAATCTGCCCTGCCGGACTTTGGCCAGTCGGAGAACTGCAGCAGTGAACCTTTAAGGGAGGCTGTGGTGGTTCCTCAGTCACAGAGCAGCCTCTACTCTAAACCAATCAG TGAATCTCTGACTAGTCCGGTCCCTTTGCTGCTGCCTCTGGCCTCTTCTGACAGCATCTACCCCTCTCCTTCAGTACCTCTCCCCAGTCTCGCCCCCTCCCACACCACTCCCAGCTTGGCCGTGGGCCCCTcgtcctcttcatcctcctcttcctcctctgctGCATCATCAGCGGGTAACAGCTTTGACTGCGGTGTGGCTCCTCACTCAAGACTGACCTTCTCTCAGAGCAAGGAGCCTTCTGGGCCTGTGACT AACGGTTTCAATGGTGTAAGGACCTCTGCTGCTTTAGACA CCACATCGAGTTCCTCCACTCCAAAACAGGAGTCTCCCTCTCTGGGCAGCAGCACAAATGTTGCCCCATCTGCCCCATCCTCACTGTTGCCCCCTTCTGTTACATCACACAGCTCTGCGTTGCCCAGCCTGGCATCTGAGCTGTCCTCGGCCAGCTTACCTCCCCTCAGCAG TCATGTGAGCAGTGGCCATTCCTCTGTGTCAGCACTTTGTACCACATCTTCACTTACA TATACCAGTGTGGACAGCGTGAACTCTCTCGCCCCCTCATCAATGGCATTTTCCTCGCCGCCTGTGTCCGTTCTGCCCAGCAGCAGTGTTAACAGCTCTGCGAGTGGCAGCAACAGTCTTCACGGGTCTGGAGTTTTGGGTCACATCATCAACGGTAGCACACCTTCCGGTGTCCGGACTGCCCAGCTACTGTCTTCCTCCAGCG GTAAAGCTCCTCCTAATCTCTCTCAGGGGGTTCCTCCACTGCTGCCTAACCAGTACATCATGGGACCTGGAGGTCTGCTGCCTGCCTATCCG CAGATTTATGGCTATGAAGACCTCCACATGCTCCAATCCAGACTACCAATG GATTACTATGGGATCACATTCCCAGGGCCCACTGCTATGCTGTCTGGCAGAGATGGGAGCCTCGCCAGTAACCCTTACTCAG gTGATGTCACAAAGTTCAGCAGAGGTGATTCCAACTCACCAGCTCCCTCTACCAGCCTGTCTGCTGCTCATGCCCCACAGACGGCGCAGCCTCCGCAGGCTCAGAGCCAAGGACAGAACCAGCCCCAGCCGCAGGGTCATCACAACACACAACAAACCTTCCTAAACCCAGCCCTGCCCCCTGGATACAGCTACACAGGCCTTCCCTACTACCCCGGTGTGCCTGGCGTGCCCAGCGCATTCCAGTACGGCCCCACTATGTTCATGCCCCCTGCTTCGGCCAAGCAGCATGGCATGGGATTGAGCAACCCAACAACGCCATTCCAGCAGCCCAGCGGCTACGGCCAACATGCCTTTAGCTCAG ggtACGATGACTTGACGCAAGGCCCAGCAGGGACTGAGTACAGCAAAGGTTACAGTAACTCTTCCCAAACACAGGCCAAATCTGCTGCCTCCGGCCCAGGGAAAG GTGTCTCTGTGAACTCTAGCAATTCCGGGGTGCCAGACATCAGTGGAACTGTTTACAATAAAACGCAG CCGTTCGATAAGCAGGGTTTCCATGCTGGCACACCTCCTCCTTTCAACCTCCCCTCGGCTCTGGGCGGCACGGGACCTTTAACCCCTGGTGCTGCCACTGGATATGCTCCTCAATTCCTTCACATTCTGCCGGCCCACCAGCAGCCCCATTCACAGCTGCTCCATCATCACCTCACCCAGGATGGACAG
- the LOC127941414 gene encoding ubiquitin-associated protein 2 isoform X1, with the protein MMTSVGVERAQGTRDKALPTTTQTTQPQKQLQATAEQIRLAQMIYDKNDADFEDKVKQLMEVTGKNQDDCMVALHDCNEDVNRAINFLLEGTSDATSWETVGKKKSIGKDSTSTVSKENKENREKKERESSKGRGGASRRGRGTSRNRPARTEENGVDPAAVERGADRGRRGRGRVSGGRGRGRAPVISRFTAQGMGIFNPADYTTDSGKSNSHADVWETGANDTTDGTVAWQNTLDEWAAEDWSEDVSLSETKVFTSSCAPPTENHITPGQSLDLSTLLQKPVDREEVGGLKAVGSSQGLGHSLVFTNSHHQPARNGGTSASSNSYTHATLSSVLGSGFGELGGPKLGQTAGQQILEQLKGPGLGQLTSQPSSTGTNCTPVGGLVGTGMSVPSSSWDIKPPGTQSSTSLPSQFSREFQMQPEPSLVLSQLAQRQQGSLTHTGPLGRQPSPPSLSTSSPAPGTLEAFPKAPESSQHRDGPLMAPSQAAESQGSSTQQQRQIKTQKRRMPPTSKIPASAVEMPGSADVSGLNVQFGALDFGSESALPDFGQSENCSSEPLREAVVVPQSQSSLYSKPISESLTSPVPLLLPLASSDSIYPSPSVPLPSLAPSHTTPSLAVGPSSSSSSSSSSAASSAGNSFDCGVAPHSRLTFSQSKEPSGPVTNGFNGVRTSAALDTTSSSSTPKQESPSLGSSTNVAPSAPSSLLPPSVTSHSSALPSLASELSSASLPPLSSHVSSGHSSVSALCTTSSLTYTSVDSVNSLAPSSMAFSSPPVSVLPSSSVNSSASGSNSLHGSGVLGHIINGSTPSGVRTAQLLSSSSGKAPPNLSQGVPPLLPNQYIMGPGGLLPAYPQIYGYEDLHMLQSRLPMDYYGITFPGPTAMLSGRDGSLASNPYSGDVTKFSRGDSNSPAPSTSLSAAHAPQTAQPPQAQSQGQNQPQPQGHHNTQQTFLNPALPPGYSYTGLPYYPGVPGVPSAFQYGPTMFMPPASAKQHGMGLSNPTTPFQQPSGYGQHAFSSGYDDLTQGPAGTEYSKGYSNSSQTQAKSAASGPGKGVSVNSSNSGVPDISGTVYNKTQPFDKQGFHAGTPPPFNLPSALGGTGPLTPGAATGYAPQFLHILPAHQQPHSQLLHHHLTQDGQGGPSQRSQSSTMQQKTQVNKSNYGSSPYWGN; encoded by the exons atgatgaCCTCAGTGGGCGTCGAACGAGCCCAGGGCACTCGGGACAAAGCGCTGCCCACTACCACACAGACCACACAACCACAGAAACAGCTTCAG GCTACAGCCGAACAGATCCGACTGGCTCAGATGATCTATGACAAGAACGATGCAGATTTTGAGGATAAAGTGAAACAG CTCATGGAGGTTACAGGGAAGAACCAAGACGATTGCATGGTTGCTCTTCATGACTGCAACGAGGATGTCAACAGAGCCATCAACTTCCTGCTCGAAGGAACTTCTGATGCG ACCAGTTGGGAAACAGTTGGGAAAAAGAAAAGTATTGGAAAGGATTCCACCTCCACGGTGAGTAAGGAAAACAAGGAGAACAGAGAGAAGAAAGAGAGGGAAAGCAGTAAGGGTCGTGGAGGAGCGAGCCGTCGCGGCAGAGGAACCAGTCGCAACAGGCCAG CAAGGACTGAGGAGAATGGTGTGGACCCCGCTGCTGTTGAGAGAGGTGCTGACCGTGGCCGCAGGGGAAGAGGGAGAG tgTCTGGAGGAAGAGGCAGAGGTCGGGCTCCAGTTATCAGCAGGTTTACCGCACAGGGGATGGG GATCTTTAACCCTGCAGACTACACCACAGACAGCGGGAAGTCAAATTCACACGCTGATGTCTGGGAAACGGGGGCCAACGATACTACAGATGGGACAG TGGCATGGCAGAACACTTTGGACGAGTGGgcagctgaagactggagtgaagATGTGAGT CTCTCTGAGACCAAAGTGTTCACTTCCTCTTGTGCACCTCCAACTGAGAACCACATCACACCTGGCCAAAG TCTGGACCTATCGACTCTGCTGCAGAAGCCTGTGGATCGAGAGGAGGTGGGGGGTCTTAAGGCTGTGGGCTCCTCTCAGGGGCTTGGCCACAGTCTGGTTTTTACAAACTCCCACCACCAGCCTGCTCGCAACGGAGGCACTTCTGCCAGTTCCAACAGCTACACGCACGCCACCCTA TCCTCTGTTTTGGGTTCTGGTTTTGGAGAGCTGGGTGGTCCAAAACTCGGGCAGACGGCCGGGCAGCAAATACTGGAACAGCTGAAGGGGCCTGGTCTTGGGCAGCTTACCTCTCAGCCCTCCAGCACAGGGACCAACTGCACCCCTGTAGGGGGGCTGGTGGGGACGGGGATGTCTGTCCCCTCCTCCTCCTGGGATATCAAACCTCCTGGAACACAGAGCTCCACTTCACTCCCATCCCAATTCAGTC GGGAGTTTCAGATGCAGCCAGAGCCATCTTTGGTGCTAAGCCAACTCGCCCAGCGACAGCAGGGCTCCCTGACTCACACGGGGCCCTTAGGCAGGCAACCCAGCCCTCCCTCCCTGAGCACCTCTTCACCCGCCCCGGGCACACTGGAAGCCTTTCCGAAAGCACCGGAATCTTCTCAGCATCGTGATGGGCCCTTGATGGCCCCCTCACAGGCAGCCGAATCTCAGGGCAGCAGCACTCAGCAGCAGCGGCAGATAAAAACTCAAAAGCGACGGATGCCTCCTACTTCCAAG ATTCCCGCATCTGCTGTAGAGATGCCTGGCTCAGCGGATGTGTCCGGTCTAAATGTGCAGTTTGGAGCCCTGGACTTCGGTTCAGAATCTGCCCTGCCGGACTTTGGCCAGTCGGAGAACTGCAGCAGTGAACCTTTAAGGGAGGCTGTGGTGGTTCCTCAGTCACAGAGCAGCCTCTACTCTAAACCAATCAG TGAATCTCTGACTAGTCCGGTCCCTTTGCTGCTGCCTCTGGCCTCTTCTGACAGCATCTACCCCTCTCCTTCAGTACCTCTCCCCAGTCTCGCCCCCTCCCACACCACTCCCAGCTTGGCCGTGGGCCCCTcgtcctcttcatcctcctcttcctcctctgctGCATCATCAGCGGGTAACAGCTTTGACTGCGGTGTGGCTCCTCACTCAAGACTGACCTTCTCTCAGAGCAAGGAGCCTTCTGGGCCTGTGACT AACGGTTTCAATGGTGTAAGGACCTCTGCTGCTTTAGACA CCACATCGAGTTCCTCCACTCCAAAACAGGAGTCTCCCTCTCTGGGCAGCAGCACAAATGTTGCCCCATCTGCCCCATCCTCACTGTTGCCCCCTTCTGTTACATCACACAGCTCTGCGTTGCCCAGCCTGGCATCTGAGCTGTCCTCGGCCAGCTTACCTCCCCTCAGCAG TCATGTGAGCAGTGGCCATTCCTCTGTGTCAGCACTTTGTACCACATCTTCACTTACA TATACCAGTGTGGACAGCGTGAACTCTCTCGCCCCCTCATCAATGGCATTTTCCTCGCCGCCTGTGTCCGTTCTGCCCAGCAGCAGTGTTAACAGCTCTGCGAGTGGCAGCAACAGTCTTCACGGGTCTGGAGTTTTGGGTCACATCATCAACGGTAGCACACCTTCCGGTGTCCGGACTGCCCAGCTACTGTCTTCCTCCAGCG GTAAAGCTCCTCCTAATCTCTCTCAGGGGGTTCCTCCACTGCTGCCTAACCAGTACATCATGGGACCTGGAGGTCTGCTGCCTGCCTATCCG CAGATTTATGGCTATGAAGACCTCCACATGCTCCAATCCAGACTACCAATG GATTACTATGGGATCACATTCCCAGGGCCCACTGCTATGCTGTCTGGCAGAGATGGGAGCCTCGCCAGTAACCCTTACTCAG gTGATGTCACAAAGTTCAGCAGAGGTGATTCCAACTCACCAGCTCCCTCTACCAGCCTGTCTGCTGCTCATGCCCCACAGACGGCGCAGCCTCCGCAGGCTCAGAGCCAAGGACAGAACCAGCCCCAGCCGCAGGGTCATCACAACACACAACAAACCTTCCTAAACCCAGCCCTGCCCCCTGGATACAGCTACACAGGCCTTCCCTACTACCCCGGTGTGCCTGGCGTGCCCAGCGCATTCCAGTACGGCCCCACTATGTTCATGCCCCCTGCTTCGGCCAAGCAGCATGGCATGGGATTGAGCAACCCAACAACGCCATTCCAGCAGCCCAGCGGCTACGGCCAACATGCCTTTAGCTCAG ggtACGATGACTTGACGCAAGGCCCAGCAGGGACTGAGTACAGCAAAGGTTACAGTAACTCTTCCCAAACACAGGCCAAATCTGCTGCCTCCGGCCCAGGGAAAG GTGTCTCTGTGAACTCTAGCAATTCCGGGGTGCCAGACATCAGTGGAACTGTTTACAATAAAACGCAG CCGTTCGATAAGCAGGGTTTCCATGCTGGCACACCTCCTCCTTTCAACCTCCCCTCGGCTCTGGGCGGCACGGGACCTTTAACCCCTGGTGCTGCCACTGGATATGCTCCTCAATTCCTTCACATTCTGCCGGCCCACCAGCAGCCCCATTCACAGCTGCTCCATCATCACCTCACCCAGGATGGACAG
- the LOC127941414 gene encoding ubiquitin-associated protein 2 isoform X3, which yields MMTSVGVERAQGTRDKALPTTTQTTQPQKQLQATAEQIRLAQMIYDKNDADFEDKVKQLMEVTGKNQDDCMVALHDCNEDVNRAINFLLEGTSDATSWETVGKKKSIGKDSTSTVSKENKENREKKERESSKGRGGASRRGRGTSRNRPARTEENGVDPAAVERGADRGRRGRGRVSGGRGRGRAPVISRIFNPADYTTDSGKSNSHADVWETGANDTTDGTVAWQNTLDEWAAEDWSEDVSLSETKVFTSSCAPPTENHITPGQSLDLSTLLQKPVDREEVGGLKAVGSSQGLGHSLVFTNSHHQPARNGGTSASSNSYTHATLSSVLGSGFGELGGPKLGQTAGQQILEQLKGPGLGQLTSQPSSTGTNCTPVGGLVGTGMSVPSSSWDIKPPGTQSSTSLPSQFSREFQMQPEPSLVLSQLAQRQQGSLTHTGPLGRQPSPPSLSTSSPAPGTLEAFPKAPESSQHRDGPLMAPSQAAESQGSSTQQQRQIKTQKRRMPPTSKIPASAVEMPGSADVSGLNVQFGALDFGSESALPDFGQSENCSSEPLREAVVVPQSQSSLYSKPISESLTSPVPLLLPLASSDSIYPSPSVPLPSLAPSHTTPSLAVGPSSSSSSSSSSAASSAGNSFDCGVAPHSRLTFSQSKEPSGPVTNGFNGVRTSAALDTTSSSSTPKQESPSLGSSTNVAPSAPSSLLPPSVTSHSSALPSLASELSSASLPPLSSHVSSGHSSVSALCTTSSLTYTSVDSVNSLAPSSMAFSSPPVSVLPSSSVNSSASGSNSLHGSGVLGHIINGSTPSGVRTAQLLSSSSGKAPPNLSQGVPPLLPNQYIMGPGGLLPAYPQIYGYEDLHMLQSRLPMDYYGITFPGPTAMLSGRDGSLASNPYSGDVTKFSRGDSNSPAPSTSLSAAHAPQTAQPPQAQSQGQNQPQPQGHHNTQQTFLNPALPPGYSYTGLPYYPGVPGVPSAFQYGPTMFMPPASAKQHGMGLSNPTTPFQQPSGYGQHAFSSGYDDLTQGPAGTEYSKGYSNSSQTQAKSAASGPGKGVSVNSSNSGVPDISGTVYNKTQPFDKQGFHAGTPPPFNLPSALGGTGPLTPGAATGYAPQFLHILPAHQQPHSQLLHHHLTQDGQGGPSQRSQSSTMQQKTQVNKSNYGSSPYWGN from the exons atgatgaCCTCAGTGGGCGTCGAACGAGCCCAGGGCACTCGGGACAAAGCGCTGCCCACTACCACACAGACCACACAACCACAGAAACAGCTTCAG GCTACAGCCGAACAGATCCGACTGGCTCAGATGATCTATGACAAGAACGATGCAGATTTTGAGGATAAAGTGAAACAG CTCATGGAGGTTACAGGGAAGAACCAAGACGATTGCATGGTTGCTCTTCATGACTGCAACGAGGATGTCAACAGAGCCATCAACTTCCTGCTCGAAGGAACTTCTGATGCG ACCAGTTGGGAAACAGTTGGGAAAAAGAAAAGTATTGGAAAGGATTCCACCTCCACGGTGAGTAAGGAAAACAAGGAGAACAGAGAGAAGAAAGAGAGGGAAAGCAGTAAGGGTCGTGGAGGAGCGAGCCGTCGCGGCAGAGGAACCAGTCGCAACAGGCCAG CAAGGACTGAGGAGAATGGTGTGGACCCCGCTGCTGTTGAGAGAGGTGCTGACCGTGGCCGCAGGGGAAGAGGGAGAG tgTCTGGAGGAAGAGGCAGAGGTCGGGCTCCAGTTATCAGCAG GATCTTTAACCCTGCAGACTACACCACAGACAGCGGGAAGTCAAATTCACACGCTGATGTCTGGGAAACGGGGGCCAACGATACTACAGATGGGACAG TGGCATGGCAGAACACTTTGGACGAGTGGgcagctgaagactggagtgaagATGTGAGT CTCTCTGAGACCAAAGTGTTCACTTCCTCTTGTGCACCTCCAACTGAGAACCACATCACACCTGGCCAAAG TCTGGACCTATCGACTCTGCTGCAGAAGCCTGTGGATCGAGAGGAGGTGGGGGGTCTTAAGGCTGTGGGCTCCTCTCAGGGGCTTGGCCACAGTCTGGTTTTTACAAACTCCCACCACCAGCCTGCTCGCAACGGAGGCACTTCTGCCAGTTCCAACAGCTACACGCACGCCACCCTA TCCTCTGTTTTGGGTTCTGGTTTTGGAGAGCTGGGTGGTCCAAAACTCGGGCAGACGGCCGGGCAGCAAATACTGGAACAGCTGAAGGGGCCTGGTCTTGGGCAGCTTACCTCTCAGCCCTCCAGCACAGGGACCAACTGCACCCCTGTAGGGGGGCTGGTGGGGACGGGGATGTCTGTCCCCTCCTCCTCCTGGGATATCAAACCTCCTGGAACACAGAGCTCCACTTCACTCCCATCCCAATTCAGTC GGGAGTTTCAGATGCAGCCAGAGCCATCTTTGGTGCTAAGCCAACTCGCCCAGCGACAGCAGGGCTCCCTGACTCACACGGGGCCCTTAGGCAGGCAACCCAGCCCTCCCTCCCTGAGCACCTCTTCACCCGCCCCGGGCACACTGGAAGCCTTTCCGAAAGCACCGGAATCTTCTCAGCATCGTGATGGGCCCTTGATGGCCCCCTCACAGGCAGCCGAATCTCAGGGCAGCAGCACTCAGCAGCAGCGGCAGATAAAAACTCAAAAGCGACGGATGCCTCCTACTTCCAAG ATTCCCGCATCTGCTGTAGAGATGCCTGGCTCAGCGGATGTGTCCGGTCTAAATGTGCAGTTTGGAGCCCTGGACTTCGGTTCAGAATCTGCCCTGCCGGACTTTGGCCAGTCGGAGAACTGCAGCAGTGAACCTTTAAGGGAGGCTGTGGTGGTTCCTCAGTCACAGAGCAGCCTCTACTCTAAACCAATCAG TGAATCTCTGACTAGTCCGGTCCCTTTGCTGCTGCCTCTGGCCTCTTCTGACAGCATCTACCCCTCTCCTTCAGTACCTCTCCCCAGTCTCGCCCCCTCCCACACCACTCCCAGCTTGGCCGTGGGCCCCTcgtcctcttcatcctcctcttcctcctctgctGCATCATCAGCGGGTAACAGCTTTGACTGCGGTGTGGCTCCTCACTCAAGACTGACCTTCTCTCAGAGCAAGGAGCCTTCTGGGCCTGTGACT AACGGTTTCAATGGTGTAAGGACCTCTGCTGCTTTAGACA CCACATCGAGTTCCTCCACTCCAAAACAGGAGTCTCCCTCTCTGGGCAGCAGCACAAATGTTGCCCCATCTGCCCCATCCTCACTGTTGCCCCCTTCTGTTACATCACACAGCTCTGCGTTGCCCAGCCTGGCATCTGAGCTGTCCTCGGCCAGCTTACCTCCCCTCAGCAG TCATGTGAGCAGTGGCCATTCCTCTGTGTCAGCACTTTGTACCACATCTTCACTTACA TATACCAGTGTGGACAGCGTGAACTCTCTCGCCCCCTCATCAATGGCATTTTCCTCGCCGCCTGTGTCCGTTCTGCCCAGCAGCAGTGTTAACAGCTCTGCGAGTGGCAGCAACAGTCTTCACGGGTCTGGAGTTTTGGGTCACATCATCAACGGTAGCACACCTTCCGGTGTCCGGACTGCCCAGCTACTGTCTTCCTCCAGCG GTAAAGCTCCTCCTAATCTCTCTCAGGGGGTTCCTCCACTGCTGCCTAACCAGTACATCATGGGACCTGGAGGTCTGCTGCCTGCCTATCCG CAGATTTATGGCTATGAAGACCTCCACATGCTCCAATCCAGACTACCAATG GATTACTATGGGATCACATTCCCAGGGCCCACTGCTATGCTGTCTGGCAGAGATGGGAGCCTCGCCAGTAACCCTTACTCAG gTGATGTCACAAAGTTCAGCAGAGGTGATTCCAACTCACCAGCTCCCTCTACCAGCCTGTCTGCTGCTCATGCCCCACAGACGGCGCAGCCTCCGCAGGCTCAGAGCCAAGGACAGAACCAGCCCCAGCCGCAGGGTCATCACAACACACAACAAACCTTCCTAAACCCAGCCCTGCCCCCTGGATACAGCTACACAGGCCTTCCCTACTACCCCGGTGTGCCTGGCGTGCCCAGCGCATTCCAGTACGGCCCCACTATGTTCATGCCCCCTGCTTCGGCCAAGCAGCATGGCATGGGATTGAGCAACCCAACAACGCCATTCCAGCAGCCCAGCGGCTACGGCCAACATGCCTTTAGCTCAG ggtACGATGACTTGACGCAAGGCCCAGCAGGGACTGAGTACAGCAAAGGTTACAGTAACTCTTCCCAAACACAGGCCAAATCTGCTGCCTCCGGCCCAGGGAAAG GTGTCTCTGTGAACTCTAGCAATTCCGGGGTGCCAGACATCAGTGGAACTGTTTACAATAAAACGCAG CCGTTCGATAAGCAGGGTTTCCATGCTGGCACACCTCCTCCTTTCAACCTCCCCTCGGCTCTGGGCGGCACGGGACCTTTAACCCCTGGTGCTGCCACTGGATATGCTCCTCAATTCCTTCACATTCTGCCGGCCCACCAGCAGCCCCATTCACAGCTGCTCCATCATCACCTCACCCAGGATGGACAG